The genome window AAGCCAAGTGCGACATTCTATCTCGTTTTTCGCACCCATCCCCATATCCGCCGGGGTTTTTTGAGAGGTTGACGTCATGGGTTACCGCTCCGTGTAGAGGGTCTCGGAGTAGCCGGCCAGGCGGAGCACCTTGTTGGTATGATCCCGTTCGGCAGGAGCTTCCAGGTGGCATCGGGAGGGGTACGAAGCGTAGACTTGGAAAGTTTCCCGCCGTTAGGCGGGGTGGGTGGTGCGAGCGCAGGGCAGGGCGGACCCGGCAAATCCTTGGGCTTCGAGCCCGTGACTTTGTTTGGGTAAGGGTCCGCCCTGCGCCAACCGCCCAACTGGGCCCGGCCCTACCGGGAAGCCCGAATGGGTGTGTGCCGCTTGGCCATCCCACCGGTCCTGCGCTTGCCAAAACCGTCAGGGGGGAAGAAGGTGCGACGCTTCATCGGGTTGGACGTGCATCGGGACTACTGCTATGCCTACGTACTGGAAGCGGGAAAGGAAGAGGGAAGGCGCCGGCGCTTCCCCAACACGGCGGAGGACTGGGCCGGCTTTGTCGAGGAGCTCGGCCCTGACGACGCCGTGGCCATCGAGGTGAGCGGCGGCACCTTCCGCCTCTACGATACGCTGGCCGACCGGACCGGGCAAGTGGTGGCCGTAGACCCTCGCGTCATGCGGCGCCTGGGCTCGCGCAAGCGGAAGACTGACCACGACGATGCGAAGCTGTTGGCCGAGCGGCTGGCGTTGGGGACGCTGCCGGGTGTGTGGGTGCCGCCGAAGCCGATTCGGGAGCTTCGCGTGCTGGTTACGCTGCGGCGGCTGGTGGAGGAGCGGAGCCGGTGGAAGAATCAAATCCGCAGCCTGCTGCAGCGCCACGGCTATCGGGCGCCACACAACCTCTAGCAAGCACGCCAGCACTTGAAGGACCTGTGGGAGCTGGACCTGCCGCCAGGTGACCGGGTGGTGTTGGCGGTGGCGCTGGAGCAGGTGCGTTCGAGCAACATGCACCTGCGGGCACTGGACCGAGAGATCGGCCGCCGGGTGAAAGACTGCCCACCGGTGCGGTTGCTCCTTTCTCTGGGGGGCTTTAACGTGATCGCGGCGGCCACGTACTACGCCTATATTGCCGACCCCTTCCGGTTTCCCAGCGGTAAGCACGTGGCCAGTTACACCGGCTTGGTGCCCCGCGTCTATCAATCGGGCACCACGGACCGCCGGGGGTCGATCACGAAGGAAGGTCCGGCAGTGCTGCGCTGGGCCCTGGTCGAGGCCGCCAGCAGCGTGGCCCGTCATGGTCCGCCGGCCCTGCGCGCGTTTTACGAACGACTGCGGGCGAAGAAGGGCCACCAGGTGGCCGTGGTGGGCCTGGCTGCCAAGCTGGTGCGGATCGCTTGGTGCATGTGGCGAACGGGCCAATTGTTTGGAGGCGTGCGCCCCGAGCTTCATGCTGCCAAGCTTGCCCTGCTCGACCGTCATGCAGCGCCCTACCCAACGGCCCACGTGCTGAGCTGGCTGGCGGAGCGCATCGACCAGATTCTGGACACGAGCCCTTATGCCATCAAGCGGGCCGTGAAAGCATCGCAACTCGGAGTCGCGGCTTGAGGAAAGGGTTTGACAG of Bacillota bacterium contains these proteins:
- a CDS encoding transposase, whose translation is MRRFIGLDVHRDYCYAYVLEAGKEEGRRRRFPNTAEDWAGFVEELGPDDAVAIEVSGGTFRLYDTLADRTGQVVAVDPRVMRRLGSRKRKTDHDDAKLLAERLALGTLPGVWVPPKPIRELRVLVTLRRLVEERSRWKNQIRSLLQRHGYRAPHNL
- a CDS encoding transposase, giving the protein MKDLWELDLPPGDRVVLAVALEQVRSSNMHLRALDREIGRRVKDCPPVRLLLSLGGFNVIAAATYYAYIADPFRFPSGKHVASYTGLVPRVYQSGTTDRRGSITKEGPAVLRWALVEAASSVARHGPPALRAFYERLRAKKGHQVAVVGLAAKLVRIAWCMWRTGQLFGGVRPELHAAKLALLDRHAAPYPTAHVLSWLAERIDQILDTSPYAIKRAVKASQLGVAA